A region from the Aegilops tauschii subsp. strangulata cultivar AL8/78 chromosome 5, Aet v6.0, whole genome shotgun sequence genome encodes:
- the LOC141022867 gene encoding uncharacterized protein, with product MAEEPSTKRQCGETSDQSIKEEQSIKEDDVQVPGEKRDYTTKLDKVELHGKETLEVVCTSNPDTADEMLTRLFMKAGGMYPRFVGVDVEYTRDDEPPQYAAVLQLCMEELCLVYHIAAATKWPKRLKSFLQEKKLLTFAGFSIHNDKQMLKMSANVIHPFYQNMKKKINRTEDHKLWGISPLPDYLIEYAAKDAYATYKAWKIIDNIKSGVEISEAQEADPYYHCHYAA from the exons ATGGCGGAGGAGCCGTCTACCAAGCGTCAGTGTGGCGAGACGTCCGACCAGAGCATCAAGGAAGAGCAGAGCATCAAGGAAGACGACGTTCAGGTCCCCGGTGAGAAGCGCGACTACACCACCAAACTTGACAAGGTGGAACTCCACGGCAAAGAGACGCTGGAGGTCGTCTGCACCAGCAATCCAGACACTGCCGACGAAATGCTCACGAGGCTcttcatgaaagccggcggcaTGTATCCTAGATTCGTCGGCGTTGATGTGGAGTATACCAGGGATGACGAACCTCCGCAGTACGCAGCAGTTCTGCAGTTATGCATGGAGGAACTCTGCCTGGTGTACCACATCGCTGCGGCCACAAAATG GCCCAAGCGCCTCAAGAGCTTCCTCCAGGAGAAGAAGTTGCTCACCTTTGCCGGTTTCAGCATTCATAATGACAAACAGATGCTGAAGATGTCTG CCAACGTCATCCACCCATTTTACcaaaacatgaagaagaagatcaaCAGGACCGAAGACCATAAACTGTGGGGGATCAGCCCGCTGCCAGACTACCTCATCGAGTACGCAGCGAAGGATGCGTACGCCACCTACAAGGCTTGGAAGATAATAGACAACATCAAATCAGGTGTGGAAATTTCAGAAGCACAGGAGGCTGACCCCTACTACCACTGCCACTACGCGGCATGA
- the LOC109773849 gene encoding uncharacterized protein yields the protein MGKDGKGKEAKGKGKQAAGSSDDAGGGKGGKGKGKGGKGGDDLGTCTFVKARHVLCEKQGKINEAYKKLQEGWLDNGDKVPPAEFAKVAQEFSECPSGKKGGDLGWFPRGKMAGPFQEVAFNTPVGATSAPFKSTHGYHFILCEGRKN from the exons ATGGGGAAGGACGGGAAGGGGAAGGAGGCCAAGGGGAAGGGCAAGCAGGCGGCCGGCTCCTCCGACGACGCCGGAGGCGGCAAGGGaggcaagggcaagggcaagggcGGCAAGGGAGGCGACGACCTCGGCACCTGCACCTTCGTCAAAG CTAGGCACGTGTTGTGCGAGAAACAGGGGAAGATCAATGAGGCGTACAAGAAGCTGCAGGAAGGCTGGTTGGACAACGGGGACAAGGTCCCTCCTGCTGAGTTTGCCAAG GTAGCCCAAGAATTCTCTGAATGCCCATCAGGAAAGAAAGGTGGGGATCTTGGATGGTTCCCGCGTGGCAAAATGGCTGGTCCTTTCCAGGAGGTTGCGTTTAACACACCTGTGGGAGCTACTAGTGCACCATTCAAGTCTAC GCACGGGTACCACTTCATCCTCTGTGAAGGCAGGAAGAACTGA